One window from the genome of Thermococcus siculi encodes:
- a CDS encoding ABC transporter ATP-binding protein, whose translation MEGTPIIEMKGIVKVYPDGTKALKGVDLTVNKGEILGLLGENGAGKTTLMKILFGMLHPTSGKIFINGEEVRFKSPSDAIAHGIGMVHQHFTLVEVFDALHNIILGMEGHGAFSKIDVDRAREKLQALMDDLNFQVPLDIPVEDLPVGVQQRIEILKMLYRNVDVLILDEPTAVLTPLEVEELFRVLRQLKAEGKTIIFISHKLNEVMELTDRVTVIRKGEVIGTVNTSEATPQLLARMMVGRDVVLRIEKPPKEAGEPILKVENLTVMGDRGETAVKNLSFEVRAGEIFGIAGVEGNGQTELIEAISGLRKVGGGKIYLNGKDITGKTPRELYDLGMAHIPEDRTHMGLILEMTVTENSVLGLHWHPKFQRFRGIINWNKARQHAQALIEQFDISAPGTEAPVKSLSGGNQQKLIVAREVSKEPVFIIAAQPTRGVDVASTEYIRNYLVKLRNEGKAVLLVSADLDEVIQLSDRMGIIYEGEFMGVVKPEEVTTEEIGMMMGGIRYEEIRK comes from the coding sequence ATGGAAGGAACTCCGATAATAGAGATGAAGGGAATAGTCAAGGTGTATCCCGATGGTACCAAAGCCCTCAAGGGCGTTGATCTGACCGTTAACAAAGGCGAGATTTTGGGCCTCCTCGGTGAGAACGGGGCCGGAAAAACCACGCTTATGAAGATCCTCTTCGGCATGCTCCACCCAACCTCCGGTAAAATCTTTATCAACGGTGAGGAGGTTCGGTTTAAGAGTCCCTCCGATGCCATCGCCCACGGCATCGGTATGGTCCACCAGCACTTCACGCTCGTTGAGGTTTTCGATGCGCTCCACAACATAATCCTCGGAATGGAGGGCCATGGGGCGTTCTCAAAGATAGACGTAGATAGGGCCAGGGAAAAGCTCCAGGCCCTTATGGACGACCTGAACTTCCAGGTGCCGCTTGACATCCCGGTTGAGGACCTTCCCGTCGGCGTTCAGCAGAGGATAGAGATCCTGAAGATGCTCTACCGCAACGTTGACGTCCTCATTCTTGACGAGCCGACGGCGGTTTTAACCCCTCTCGAAGTTGAGGAACTCTTTCGTGTTCTCAGACAGCTGAAGGCCGAGGGGAAGACTATAATCTTCATCAGCCACAAGCTCAACGAGGTCATGGAACTGACCGACCGCGTCACGGTCATCAGGAAGGGCGAAGTAATAGGGACTGTCAACACGAGCGAGGCAACCCCGCAGCTCCTCGCCAGGATGATGGTCGGCAGGGACGTTGTTCTGAGGATAGAAAAGCCGCCGAAGGAAGCGGGTGAGCCGATACTGAAGGTGGAGAACCTCACCGTCATGGGCGACCGCGGTGAGACCGCCGTTAAGAACCTCTCCTTCGAGGTCAGGGCGGGAGAGATATTCGGTATAGCCGGCGTCGAGGGCAACGGTCAGACCGAGCTTATAGAGGCCATCTCGGGCCTCAGGAAGGTGGGCGGCGGAAAGATTTACCTGAACGGCAAAGACATAACTGGAAAAACCCCCAGGGAGTTATACGATCTGGGCATGGCCCACATCCCGGAGGACAGGACGCACATGGGCCTCATACTGGAGATGACCGTTACGGAGAACTCTGTTCTCGGTTTACACTGGCATCCGAAGTTCCAGCGCTTCAGGGGGATTATCAACTGGAACAAGGCCAGACAACACGCGCAGGCGCTCATAGAGCAGTTCGACATCTCCGCGCCGGGAACTGAGGCTCCGGTCAAGTCCCTCAGCGGCGGCAACCAGCAGAAGCTCATCGTCGCGAGGGAGGTGAGCAAGGAGCCGGTCTTCATAATAGCCGCCCAGCCGACGCGCGGTGTTGACGTCGCATCGACCGAGTACATAAGGAACTACCTCGTCAAACTGAGGAACGAGGGCAAGGCCGTCCTCCTGGTTTCGGCCGACCTCGATGAAGTGATCCAGCTCAGCGACAGGATGGGAATAATCTACGAGGGCGAGTTCATGGGCGTTGTGAAACCCGAGGAAGTTACCACCGAAGAGATAGGAATGATGATGGGAGGTATCCGCTATGAAGAGATCAGGAAGTGA
- a CDS encoding ABC transporter permease has translation MKRSGSDLLGTINVKPFIESLIAILVGFIIGAIVLIAFGYNPFEAYYWLFVGALGSTRGIASTLKYATPIMLTALTFAIGTRTGIFNIGAEGSFYFGAIAAVIFTNVWANMWFGLAMGMLLGALWALPAATLKVYRGVHEVISTIMLNWIGWFFVLWLIVGPYANPSDPNKTIRIPEAARLPEIGYGLSIAIIIAVIAAILTYFLLWHTTMGFGMRASGINQKAARYAGMNPKMAVMWSFLIGGLLSGLGGAMKIMGEGPTYAISQGGANIYGFGFDGIGVALVGRNHPLGIILSALFFGMLRAGTALMQAEAQVPLEIIKVIQGIIVITVAIPGLYDLVKKALHRGAAA, from the coding sequence ATGAAGAGATCAGGAAGTGACCTGCTTGGAACAATAAACGTCAAGCCCTTCATAGAGAGCCTCATAGCGATACTCGTCGGCTTCATCATAGGTGCGATAGTGCTGATAGCCTTCGGCTACAACCCCTTCGAAGCATACTACTGGCTCTTCGTCGGGGCGCTGGGTTCCACGAGGGGCATAGCCTCGACCCTCAAGTACGCCACACCGATAATGCTGACCGCGCTGACTTTCGCCATAGGCACAAGGACGGGCATATTCAACATTGGTGCTGAAGGCTCGTTCTACTTCGGTGCCATAGCCGCGGTCATATTCACCAACGTCTGGGCCAACATGTGGTTCGGCCTCGCGATGGGCATGCTCCTCGGTGCCCTCTGGGCCCTTCCGGCGGCGACCCTGAAGGTCTACCGCGGCGTTCACGAGGTCATCTCCACCATCATGCTCAACTGGATCGGCTGGTTCTTCGTCCTCTGGCTCATTGTCGGACCCTACGCCAACCCCAGTGACCCCAACAAGACCATAAGGATTCCCGAGGCCGCTAGACTCCCCGAAATAGGTTACGGCCTCTCGATAGCGATAATCATAGCGGTGATAGCGGCAATCCTAACCTACTTCCTGCTCTGGCACACCACCATGGGATTCGGCATGCGCGCCAGCGGCATCAACCAGAAGGCCGCCCGCTACGCCGGAATGAACCCCAAGATGGCCGTCATGTGGTCCTTCCTCATCGGTGGCCTGCTGAGCGGCCTTGGAGGAGCCATGAAGATCATGGGCGAGGGTCCGACCTACGCGATAAGCCAGGGAGGGGCGAACATTTACGGCTTCGGTTTCGATGGTATCGGCGTTGCCCTCGTCGGAAGGAACCATCCCCTCGGTATAATCCTCTCGGCGCTGTTCTTTGGGATGCTCCGCGCCGGGACGGCCCTGATGCAGGCCGAGGCCCAGGTACCCCTTGAAATCATCAAGGTCATCCAGGGAATCATCGTCATAACAGTCGCGATTCCGGGCCTCTACGACCTCGTTAAGAAAGCGCTCCACAGGGGGGCTGCCGCATGA
- a CDS encoding ABC transporter permease, translated as MNVGDVITILITSVMAMVPIVLTSVGAAWSERAGVVSIGYEGVLLMSAFFGAIFAELAGSATVGLIGGIIVGVLLGMLHGALTVYLKGDHVIPGIGINLLAMGVVPFGILAYWGTAGQHQLPHDAVLWHWKTPYGEISPMVIVTILVAVVTWWVLFKTPLGLRVRSVGENPEAADALGINVEKYRFWSTVYGHALAGLGGAYMSVDWLGLVHKTMSGGRGFIALANMVFSGWNPLVSLIGGWLFGFFEALATWLAPKHIIPGQFILMLPYIMTLIIVAGIIGKARPPKWDGRPYKRE; from the coding sequence ATGAACGTGGGCGACGTGATTACCATACTCATTACCTCCGTAATGGCAATGGTGCCCATAGTCCTGACCAGCGTTGGGGCGGCATGGAGCGAGAGAGCGGGCGTGGTGAGCATAGGCTACGAAGGAGTTCTCCTCATGAGCGCCTTCTTCGGGGCGATATTCGCAGAGCTGGCTGGCAGCGCAACGGTCGGCCTAATCGGGGGAATCATAGTCGGCGTCCTCCTGGGAATGCTCCACGGTGCGCTGACAGTCTACCTCAAGGGCGACCACGTCATACCGGGCATAGGCATCAACCTCCTTGCTATGGGCGTCGTCCCCTTCGGCATCCTCGCCTACTGGGGAACCGCTGGCCAGCACCAGCTCCCCCACGACGCAGTGCTGTGGCACTGGAAGACTCCCTACGGCGAAATAAGCCCGATGGTGATTGTTACCATACTGGTGGCCGTGGTGACCTGGTGGGTGCTCTTCAAGACTCCGCTTGGCCTTCGCGTCCGCTCCGTCGGTGAGAACCCTGAGGCGGCCGACGCCCTCGGTATAAACGTCGAGAAGTACCGGTTCTGGTCGACGGTCTACGGCCACGCTTTAGCCGGCCTCGGCGGGGCTTACATGAGCGTCGACTGGCTCGGACTGGTGCACAAGACGATGTCCGGCGGTAGGGGCTTCATAGCACTCGCCAACATGGTCTTCAGCGGCTGGAACCCGCTGGTCTCGCTCATCGGCGGCTGGCTCTTCGGATTCTTCGAGGCCCTGGCGACGTGGCTCGCACCGAAGCACATAATTCCGGGGCAGTTCATACTGATGCTGCCCTACATAATGACCCTCATCATCGTCGCAGGAATTATCGGAAAGGCCAGGCCGCCGAAGTGGGACGGAAGACCCTACAAGAGGGAGTGA
- a CDS encoding metal ABC transporter solute-binding protein, Zn/Mn family has product MRWAGLIVAVIIIGTLIPLVQASGEKPLVVTTIAPLAGIVRDAFGDSVDVVYIIPPGADPHEYQLTASQIELLKKADVIVTTGGHLPVEKRIGELKEEGTIIGEVLFLDDYKREGFRYLKEHWYNGKDNPHGVWLDPTNALAIAKATEGALEDADPTRASIYAREYRSFEERVNAIVSAYRALVSENLTAVIQMPPDQYAIEWLGIKAVASIKPEEEVPAIGVDELVPTAEEVDLIVYGIDSPEQLRNAAKELASKSGKPLAAITVFWSGRPYTETLIENSAAIVKALQGSTPPEEPGARTDVTRYVLVSLVAGIVLGTALGVILKK; this is encoded by the coding sequence ATGAGGTGGGCGGGGCTTATCGTTGCCGTGATTATCATCGGAACGCTCATTCCACTTGTCCAGGCATCGGGCGAGAAACCGCTGGTTGTTACCACCATAGCGCCGCTCGCGGGGATAGTCAGGGACGCCTTCGGGGATTCGGTCGATGTGGTCTACATAATACCCCCCGGCGCCGACCCCCACGAGTACCAGCTGACCGCGAGCCAGATAGAGCTACTGAAGAAGGCGGACGTGATAGTCACCACCGGCGGTCATTTGCCTGTCGAGAAGAGGATAGGGGAGCTGAAGGAGGAGGGAACCATAATCGGCGAGGTGCTCTTCCTCGACGACTACAAACGCGAGGGCTTCCGCTATCTGAAGGAGCACTGGTACAACGGCAAGGACAACCCCCACGGCGTCTGGCTCGATCCAACCAACGCGCTGGCGATAGCGAAGGCAACTGAGGGGGCCCTTGAGGACGCCGACCCCACGAGGGCCAGTATTTATGCCCGGGAGTATCGGAGCTTTGAGGAGAGGGTGAATGCGATAGTGAGCGCCTACCGTGCCCTCGTAAGCGAGAACCTCACAGCGGTGATCCAGATGCCCCCGGACCAGTACGCGATCGAATGGCTGGGCATAAAGGCGGTCGCCTCAATAAAGCCCGAGGAGGAGGTTCCGGCAATCGGGGTTGATGAGCTGGTTCCCACGGCGGAGGAGGTTGACCTAATAGTTTACGGGATTGACAGCCCGGAACAGCTGAGGAACGCCGCCAAGGAGCTTGCCTCGAAGAGCGGAAAACCCCTCGCGGCGATAACCGTATTCTGGAGCGGAAGGCCGTACACCGAGACTCTCATAGAGAACAGCGCGGCCATTGTCAAGGCCCTTCAGGGGAGTACGCCTCCAGAGGAACCTGGGGCGAGAACTGACGTGACCCGGTATGTCCTGGTGTCCCTCGTCGCGGGGATCGTCCTCGGCACGGCCCTCGGCGTGATACTGAAGAAGTGA
- a CDS encoding phosphoribosyltransferase produces the protein MKKFPAYLASWDDIEKWAKEGAWKILEDGWMPDVVVGLARGGWVAARLYCDYLGVKDLVSLKVEHWGVTATPDGKAKLKYGSNYNLEGKKVLIVDDISDTGESLTLAKNYVEGQNPAEIRVATLLTIRGSRFKPDFYGEEIDWAWIVFPWNFVEDMINLVNNLFEERESLTTDEIVELFRELHGMEVPKGKLEEALRMAERRKVFKFREGAWRKA, from the coding sequence ATGAAGAAGTTTCCGGCTTATCTGGCTTCTTGGGACGACATAGAGAAGTGGGCCAAGGAAGGCGCCTGGAAGATACTCGAGGACGGCTGGATGCCCGACGTTGTGGTCGGCCTCGCGAGGGGCGGCTGGGTTGCTGCAAGGCTCTACTGCGACTACCTCGGTGTCAAGGACCTCGTCAGCCTCAAGGTCGAGCACTGGGGCGTCACAGCGACCCCGGACGGGAAGGCAAAGCTGAAGTACGGCAGCAACTACAACCTCGAGGGCAAGAAGGTTCTCATCGTTGATGACATCAGCGACACGGGCGAGAGCCTGACGCTCGCCAAGAACTACGTGGAGGGACAGAACCCGGCCGAGATAAGGGTCGCCACGCTTTTAACCATCCGCGGCTCGCGCTTCAAGCCAGACTTCTACGGCGAGGAGATAGACTGGGCCTGGATAGTCTTCCCATGGAACTTCGTTGAGGACATGATAAACCTCGTCAACAACCTCTTCGAGGAGAGGGAATCCCTAACCACCGATGAAATAGTCGAGCTGTTCAGGGAGCTACACGGCATGGAGGTTCCCAAAGGCAAGCTGGAGGAAGCCCTCCGCATGGCCGAGCGCAGGAAGGTTTTTAAGTTCCGGGAAGGAGCCTGGCGCAAAGCCTGA
- the cysS gene encoding cysteine--tRNA ligase gives MAIRIYNTLTRQKEEFKPLREGEVRMYVCGPTVYDYTHIGHARTYIAFDVIRRYLEHKGYTVLMVMNFTDIDDKIIKRANETGEDPKELAERFLRYFLEDMAALKVKPADIYPRVTEHMEDIIDFVRKLQEKGYAYEGSDGVYFEVRKFKDYGKLSKIKLDDLVKGARVEPGEGKKNPEDFALWKKAKPGEPKWESPWGEGRPGWHIECSTMSTKYLGESFDIHGGGNDLIFPHHENEIAQTEACTGHEWVRYWMHTGFLMVNGEKMSKSLGNFVTIREALERYDPEVIRLFVLQRHYRSPLDYTEEGIEHAKNNLERLYNTLENIRVAMERAEISFKWGKEEFEAYEAIRNAREKFYEAMDDDFNTAEAMKAVFEASNAVNRYLTAVERPKESILRKAWEFFKVVGEVFGIFEDYFREQKAGEEEALIKLLIDIRAQLRKERKFDLADKIRAELRNLGIQLEDTPQGTVWKRVRV, from the coding sequence ATGGCCATAAGGATATACAACACCCTGACGAGGCAAAAGGAGGAGTTCAAGCCGTTGAGAGAGGGCGAGGTCAGGATGTATGTCTGCGGGCCGACGGTTTACGATTACACCCACATCGGTCACGCAAGAACCTACATCGCATTCGACGTGATAAGGCGCTACCTCGAGCACAAGGGCTACACGGTTCTCATGGTCATGAACTTCACGGACATAGATGATAAAATCATCAAGCGCGCTAATGAGACCGGCGAGGACCCGAAGGAGCTGGCCGAGAGGTTCCTGAGGTACTTCCTTGAGGATATGGCCGCCCTGAAGGTCAAGCCGGCCGACATTTACCCGCGCGTTACCGAACACATGGAGGACATCATAGACTTCGTGAGGAAGCTCCAGGAGAAGGGCTACGCCTACGAGGGTAGCGACGGGGTCTACTTTGAGGTCAGGAAGTTCAAGGACTACGGAAAGCTGAGCAAGATAAAGCTCGACGACCTCGTTAAGGGAGCGCGCGTTGAACCCGGGGAGGGCAAGAAGAATCCGGAGGATTTCGCCCTCTGGAAGAAGGCCAAGCCGGGTGAACCCAAATGGGAAAGCCCCTGGGGCGAGGGAAGGCCGGGCTGGCACATCGAGTGCTCCACGATGAGCACCAAGTACCTCGGCGAGAGCTTCGACATCCACGGCGGAGGAAACGATCTCATATTCCCGCACCACGAGAATGAGATAGCCCAGACTGAAGCCTGCACCGGCCACGAGTGGGTGCGCTACTGGATGCACACGGGCTTCCTCATGGTCAACGGCGAGAAGATGAGCAAGAGCCTCGGTAACTTCGTGACGATCAGGGAAGCGCTGGAGCGCTACGACCCTGAGGTGATAAGGCTCTTCGTCCTCCAGAGGCACTACCGCTCTCCGCTCGACTACACGGAGGAGGGCATAGAGCACGCGAAGAACAACCTTGAGAGGCTCTACAACACCCTCGAGAACATCCGTGTGGCCATGGAGAGGGCGGAGATATCCTTCAAGTGGGGCAAGGAGGAGTTCGAGGCCTACGAGGCCATCAGAAACGCGAGGGAGAAGTTCTATGAGGCTATGGACGACGACTTCAACACGGCCGAAGCCATGAAGGCCGTCTTTGAGGCCTCCAATGCGGTTAACCGCTACCTCACCGCCGTCGAGAGGCCGAAGGAGAGCATCCTGAGGAAGGCCTGGGAGTTCTTCAAGGTTGTCGGCGAGGTCTTCGGCATCTTCGAGGACTACTTCAGGGAGCAGAAGGCCGGAGAGGAGGAGGCTCTGATAAAGCTCCTCATCGACATCCGCGCCCAGCTCAGGAAGGAGAGGAAGTTCGACCTGGCGGATAAGATAAGGGCCGAGCTTAGAAACCTCGGAATCCAGCTAGAAGACACGCCGCAGGGTACTGTGTGGAAGAGGGTTAGGGTTTGA